One genomic segment of Deltaproteobacteria bacterium includes these proteins:
- a CDS encoding M48 family metalloprotease — MGQRSHKGIAVILLLFVFLALIAYSCAVNPVTGRSELSIVSFSEQEEIALGAKAYTPAVQQQGGFYRDRALEEYVQSVGMRLARVSHRPNLNYRYRVLNSSVPNAFALPGGFIVINRGLLVHLKSEAELAAVLGHETGHVTAKHSLAGYQRAMAANLLLTGISAAAGKRAGVMEVSSITTSLLENGFSRDQEREADWLGIDYMVRAGYNPEGAIRLQEYFYRELEKGKNPMFVEGLFRTHPFSRERLDNARARIAERYPDTVRNPNYTFNETAFMRSTADIREVQKSYDIADEGDKRLKEKKYGEALDRYREAVSRQPEQAPLHSSAGRVYLIQKNYPAAENSLRRSIQLDGEFFEPHFLFGVLRYQQRDYRGAIPELSRSMDLLPTKQAAGYLSKSYEAIGDKQNAKKYADMAK; from the coding sequence ATGGGTCAGCGTTCCCACAAAGGCATCGCCGTCATCCTGCTCCTGTTCGTCTTCCTCGCGCTTATCGCCTACAGCTGCGCAGTAAACCCCGTCACGGGAAGGTCCGAGCTCTCCATCGTATCGTTCTCGGAGCAGGAGGAGATCGCTCTCGGCGCGAAGGCGTATACGCCCGCCGTCCAGCAGCAGGGAGGCTTCTACCGGGACCGGGCGCTTGAAGAGTACGTCCAGTCCGTCGGGATGCGGCTCGCCCGCGTCTCCCACAGGCCGAACCTGAACTATCGCTACCGGGTGCTCAATTCCTCCGTTCCCAATGCGTTCGCGCTTCCCGGCGGCTTCATCGTGATCAACCGGGGACTGCTCGTCCACCTGAAGAGCGAGGCGGAGCTGGCGGCGGTCCTTGGACACGAAACCGGGCACGTCACGGCGAAACATTCGCTTGCGGGTTATCAGCGGGCGATGGCCGCCAACCTGCTGCTCACGGGGATATCGGCCGCGGCGGGAAAAAGGGCCGGTGTGATGGAGGTCTCGAGCATCACCACATCGCTCCTCGAAAACGGGTTCTCCCGCGACCAGGAGCGGGAAGCCGACTGGCTGGGGATCGACTACATGGTGCGTGCGGGATACAACCCGGAAGGGGCGATCCGGCTTCAGGAATACTTCTACCGCGAGCTCGAAAAGGGGAAGAACCCCATGTTCGTTGAGGGGCTCTTCCGCACCCACCCGTTTTCCAGGGAACGGCTGGACAACGCACGCGCGAGGATCGCGGAGCGGTACCCGGACACCGTGCGCAATCCGAACTACACTTTCAACGAAACGGCATTCATGCGAAGCACCGCGGACATCCGGGAAGTGCAGAAGTCATACGACATCGCCGACGAAGGGGACAAGCGCCTGAAAGAGAAAAAATACGGCGAAGCGCTCGACAGGTACCGGGAAGCTGTCTCGCGGCAACCGGAGCAGGCCCCGCTCCACTCGTCCGCGGGGCGAGTGTACCTGATCCAGAAGAACTACCCTGCCGCGGAGAATTCCCTGCGCCGGTCGATCCAGCTCGACGGCGAGTTCTTCGAGCCGCACTTCCTTTTCGGCGTGCTTCGGTACCAGCAGAGGGACTATCGGGGAGCTATCCCGGAGCTTTCGAGAAGCATGGACCTGTTGCCCACGAAGCAGGCGGCGGGGTACCTGTCCAAGTCATACGAAGCGATCGGCGACAAGCAAAACGCGAAAAAGTACGCCGACATGGCGAAATAG
- the corA gene encoding magnesium/cobalt transporter CorA, with product MPGTLAAHAEAGTGPVRIALIKYDRAAFEERILPAGEIPSVSAPAAGVLWIDVRGLSDPSAVRAIGERFGFHPLALEDVLNVPQRPKVELYEGNLLIVLREVRYPESPEQVSIFLGERVVVTFQERPGDCFEPIRERIRKGTGFIRNEGADFLAYALCDAVIDAYFPSLEKLGDEVEELEERVIRHPVPETLREIHRVKKRILEIRRAVWPARDAMNELLREESPLVRQETKVFLRDCYDHTVQVMDMVETHRETASGIVDEYMSSVSNRMNEIMKVLTVIATIFIPLTFVVGIYGMNFDPQASPYNMPELHWKYGYPVVLFVMGAIAAGMLYYFRRKKWL from the coding sequence ATGCCGGGAACCCTTGCGGCCCACGCTGAAGCCGGTACCGGCCCGGTGCGGATCGCACTCATCAAGTACGACCGGGCGGCTTTCGAGGAGAGGATTCTTCCCGCCGGGGAAATCCCGTCAGTCTCCGCTCCCGCAGCAGGCGTTCTTTGGATCGATGTCCGCGGCCTTTCCGATCCGTCGGCGGTGAGGGCGATAGGGGAGCGGTTCGGATTCCACCCGCTGGCGCTCGAAGACGTCCTGAACGTTCCCCAAAGGCCCAAGGTGGAGCTGTATGAGGGGAACCTTCTCATCGTCCTTCGCGAAGTCCGCTACCCGGAAAGCCCGGAGCAGGTGAGCATATTCCTGGGAGAGCGCGTGGTGGTGACGTTCCAGGAACGGCCCGGGGACTGCTTCGAGCCGATCCGCGAACGGATCCGCAAGGGGACGGGGTTCATAAGGAACGAGGGGGCGGATTTCCTCGCCTACGCCCTCTGCGACGCCGTGATCGACGCCTACTTCCCGTCCCTCGAAAAACTGGGGGACGAAGTAGAGGAACTGGAGGAAAGGGTGATCCGCCATCCCGTACCCGAGACATTGCGGGAGATACACCGTGTGAAAAAACGGATACTCGAGATACGACGGGCGGTGTGGCCCGCAAGGGACGCGATGAACGAGCTGCTGCGCGAGGAATCCCCACTGGTGCGGCAGGAGACGAAGGTATTCCTGAGGGACTGCTACGACCATACCGTGCAGGTGATGGACATGGTGGAGACGCACCGCGAGACGGCGTCGGGCATCGTAGACGAGTACATGTCGTCCGTATCGAACCGGATGAACGAAATCATGAAGGTGCTCACCGTGATCGCGACGATCTTCATCCCCTTGACGTTCGTCGTCGGCATCTACGGGATGAACTTCGACCCGCAGGCGTCCCCGTACAATATGCCGGAGCTCCACTGGAAATACGGCTATCCGGTTGTCCTGTTCGTCATGGGCGCCATCGCAGCGGGGATGCTGTACTACTTCCGCAGGAAGAAGTGGCTCTGA
- a CDS encoding efflux RND transporter periplasmic adaptor subunit: protein MRSALVVAAVIAVAIAAAACGGKKDETLIAASGHVEATDVRISSKVGGKLKELPLKEGDVVAPGQVVARIDTVDLRLSLGATLAERDQAKADLALRLAGERKEDIAQAEARVAAAEADLDGKQKELGRRQGLLDTGSGTVKSRDDALAQRDVAAKTLEGEKERLRRLKAGFRKEEIDAARARLAAAEARIAQIRQQMEDATVTSPLAGFVTGKVAEQGELISAGTPLLVVTDLADAWLTIYIAEPDLGRIRVGQEVEVVTDAGQKRKGKVTYVSPKAEFTPKNVQTRDERVKLVYKVKVGLENGDGLFKPGMPAEARIPAKG from the coding sequence ATGCGAAGCGCATTAGTCGTAGCGGCGGTAATTGCCGTCGCGATCGCGGCGGCAGCCTGCGGCGGGAAAAAGGACGAAACGCTGATCGCGGCCTCCGGCCATGTCGAAGCGACGGACGTGCGTATTTCGAGCAAGGTCGGGGGAAAACTGAAGGAACTGCCCCTGAAGGAAGGCGACGTGGTGGCGCCGGGGCAGGTCGTCGCACGGATAGACACTGTGGATCTTCGCCTTTCCCTCGGCGCAACGCTCGCGGAGCGCGACCAGGCGAAAGCCGACCTGGCCCTGCGGCTTGCCGGAGAGCGGAAGGAAGACATAGCCCAGGCGGAGGCAAGGGTGGCCGCGGCGGAAGCCGACCTGGATGGGAAGCAGAAGGAGCTTGGCCGGAGGCAGGGGCTCCTGGACACTGGCTCCGGGACGGTGAAATCCCGGGACGACGCCCTTGCGCAGCGCGATGTCGCCGCGAAAACCCTGGAAGGAGAGAAGGAGAGGCTGCGGCGTCTCAAGGCGGGGTTCAGGAAGGAGGAGATCGACGCGGCGCGGGCGCGGCTTGCCGCCGCCGAGGCGCGCATCGCGCAGATCCGGCAGCAAATGGAAGACGCGACGGTGACAAGCCCCCTTGCCGGGTTCGTGACCGGGAAGGTGGCGGAGCAGGGGGAGCTGATATCCGCCGGGACGCCGTTGCTCGTCGTGACCGACCTTGCGGACGCCTGGCTGACGATATACATTGCGGAGCCCGACCTTGGCCGCATCCGCGTCGGCCAGGAGGTCGAAGTTGTCACGGACGCGGGCCAGAAGAGGAAAGGCAAGGTCACTTATGTCTCCCCGAAGGCCGAATTCACCCCGAAGAACGTCCAGACAAGGGACGAACGGGTGAAACTCGTCTACAAGGTCAAGGTGGGCCTTGAAAACGGGGACGGGCTGTTCAAGCCGGGCATGCCCGCCGAGGCCCGGATTCCGGCGAAGGGGTAG